DNA from Microbacterium sp. SORGH_AS_0969:
CGTGCGTGAGCACATCGCCGAAGACCTGGTCTTGCGCACGACCCCGGAACGCAGCACCGCGCAGGCCCTGTTCCTCACGATCCTGCAGTCGTTCCTCGCGGTGTCGGAGATCCCCGCCGAGCGGTGGAGCGCACGGTCGCGGGCGATCGACCTCCCCGTGACGTGGCACACCTTCTTCAGTTACGTCGCGTCGGGGCCGCCCGCACACCGTCTCGAAGAGATCGCGGCGCTCGCGGATGCCGGGATCGTGCGGTTCCTCGGACCCGAGATCGCGGTGCGGATCGACGACGGGCGATTCGTGGCATCCTCTCCACGGGTTCCCGGGGAGGTGCGCGCCGGCGCGCTCCTCGATGCGTGGCTCCCGGGCGCCGAGGCGGCCTCCAGCGACAACGCGGCCTTGCGCGAGCTGGCGACGCGGCACGGCCGCGAGGTGCACGTCGCCGACGAGACCTTCACGGGTTCGCTCGGCCGCATCGACACCGACGCCGACGGACGCGTCGTCTCACGCGACGGCATCCCGCACGCGACCCTCTTCGCCATCGGACCGTTCACCTCGGGCATGGAGGCCGGCGCCTTCACGCGCCCGCGGTCGAACGCCCTGTCGCTCCGGCACACCGACCGCGTCGCGGGCGCGGTGTCCGAGGCGGTGGCCGCGGTGTCCGCGCGGCGCTGGGCGTTCTCGCGCTGAGCCCGCGCCGCGCGCTGACGTCCGCGCGCCGCCCCGCGCCCGCGCGCCGCCCCGCGCCCGCGCACGGGTCGCGCCGCCGCCGCGCCCCGTCCACTTCCGTTGAGTGTCCAAGACACGCCGTAACTCCCCCGCGCATGACGGCGTGTCTTGGACACTCGACGCTCAGAGTCGCCTACGCGAGCGAGCGCGCCAGCGCCGCGGCGAGGTGCTCGACCATTGGGCGAGACGCCGTCGCGTCAGGCCCGAAGAACTGCTCGTCGACGTCCTCCACGGCGCGATTCGCCGCGCGCGCCAGCTCACGCCCGGCGGCCGTGGCCCGGACGCGGACGGCGCGGCGGTCAGTGGCATCCTGTCGCCGTTCGACGAGATCCCGCTCGGCGAGCGCGCGGATCACCTGCGACACCATCATCGGGTCGGCGCCCGCACGCTGGCTGAGCGCGGCCTGCGTCATGCCCTCGTCGGAGTCGCCGAACGTCAGCACCGCCAGCAGCACGAACTGCACGTGCGTGACCTCGTGCGGCGCCAGCGCGCGGCGGATCGCCGCCTGCCACCGGTTCGTCACCTGCCAGAGCAGGAATCCCGGGCTGGCGTCGCCGGAGGCGAACCGACTGTCGAGGGGAGTCGTCATCCCTCGATCATCGCGCGCGCACCGTCTCGACGAGAGCGACGAGCCGGTCGAGGTCGGCAGGCACCGAGCGTTCGAACCCCGAGAACGCGGTGCGCGCCCACAGCCACGACAGCGGTCCCTCCAGCGTCACCTCGGCCGCCACCCGCGACCCGCCCGCGGTGGCGTCGACCCGGTGCCGAAACGTCAGTCGGGCTCCCGGAACGCGGCTGACGTCGGTGTAGACGCGGTCGGGCTCGAGCTCGGCGATCACGAAGGCCGTGCGCGGACCACCGACGGGCTTCAGGATGCCACGCGCCCCCTGCCGCACCTCACCCTCGACGCGCGCCCACTCGGTGTCGGGCGACCACTCGCGCCACGAGTCGTGATCGACCCAGCGCGCGAAGAACGCCGAGGGCGAGGCGGTCGATTCACGGGTGACGGAGGCAAGTGTTCGCATATGTTTAGTATGCGCGCATATTACTTCCACGGCAAGGCCCCTCCCTCCCGCTCCTCTCGTTGAGTGTCCAGAACACGCCGCAACTCCCGCGCGCATAACGGCGTGTCTTGGACA
Protein-coding regions in this window:
- a CDS encoding MarR family winged helix-turn-helix transcriptional regulator, giving the protein MTTPLDSRFASGDASPGFLLWQVTNRWQAAIRRALAPHEVTHVQFVLLAVLTFGDSDEGMTQAALSQRAGADPMMVSQVIRALAERDLVERRQDATDRRAVRVRATAAGRELARAANRAVEDVDEQFFGPDATASRPMVEHLAAALARSLA
- a CDS encoding SRPBCC family protein, with amino-acid sequence MRTLASVTRESTASPSAFFARWVDHDSWREWSPDTEWARVEGEVRQGARGILKPVGGPRTAFVIAELEPDRVYTDVSRVPGARLTFRHRVDATAGGSRVAAEVTLEGPLSWLWARTAFSGFERSVPADLDRLVALVETVRAR